In Chlorocebus sabaeus isolate Y175 chromosome 2, mChlSab1.0.hap1, whole genome shotgun sequence, the genomic stretch GGTTGGGAGCAAGGTCAGCCCTAAGTTTCTGCTTTACAAAGTGTCTCCACACCCAGGACATTCTTCTACATTGCTTGGGCCCCCTTCAGTTCCCTGCAAGGAGCTGTGTGTCCATTTGAACACGATGAACCTGAGTCTCCACAAGTCACTTTCTGAAGGTGTGCAGCTAGGCTGTTAGAGACCCTCCCAGCCTAGTGGCAAGGGAAGGGCAGTTTTATTCCTTAGGTGTCAACTGTGTGCCTGTCTCCCCAAGAGTCAGGACTGTGGCTCCATTCCTGGCTCCTTCCTCTGCAGAGCAGAGTCAAGGAGCTAAGGCCAGGCTGCCCACTTTTGGGATTCCCCACGCCCACTCTGAGCCCTTGGGGAGCACTGAAGCCAACTCCCACTCTGCACTGCGGAGCTGACTCTGCAGGCCTCAGGTAAGACTGCATCTGGAGATGGGGTGTGGGTGCTGCCTGAGTGGCCCTGCCAGATCTAGTGCGGGGGTGTGGGGGCCAGTGGCTTTGTGTCCCTACCCCTTCCCTAGGTCTGCCTGACAGCTGCTCATGTACCCATACAGTCACCCACCCATCCCTCCACTTATTTACCCACCTACCCGATTGCCGTCCACTGAATTGCCATCCACCTGTTAACTCATCTGCTTACCTCCATACCCACCTCCATACCCAAtgacccatccatccacctaggCACCCACccatcacccatccatccacctgttcaCCTACCGACCTACCTACCCACCCACCTAATCATCCACCTACctactcatccacccatctaccctcCCATCTACCCTCCTATCCACCCATCTACCTACCCACTCAGCCACCTGTGCGCTCAGCCATCTaccctcccacccacccatccatccactcatccagcTAATATTAACTGGACACCAACTATGTGCCAGACTCTGTTAGAGGCACTAGAGAGACAGCTGTGAACAAGGCAGACAAAGCCCTTGCCCTCACTGGAGATCACACTCTAGTAAGGAAAACAAACACTGAACAAAGCAAACACGAGAATGAGCAGGCTCGTTTCAGAAGGGTGCAAGTGCTACCATGTGATACGATGGAAAATGACTCCTGGGAGGGGGACTCATGGGAAGCCTCTCTGAGGAGGAGCCGCTGCAGCCGAGACCTGGATGATGCAGGGAGCTACAGTGGGGTTGTTGCAAGGATTAGAGTCATGTTTCACAGCACTGAGCACagccagcacatagtaggtgctttaCGAATGTTTGCTGTTGTTGCGATTATTATTATGCGAGGGaagagttttcccctcatgacCCCCCCACAGCCATTCCCCCCAGCTCTTGGAGCCATGAGAGGTACGATATGGTAATGAGTGCGGGAGAACTGTCTGCCTCCTGTGTGAGTGCTTCCCTGGCTCTGGTTCTCTGGTTCCATCTCAACCTCACTCCATCCTCACCTGCCCAGTATGACTCCCAAAGGCTCCCATCTCTGCCATCTGCACTCCCAACCCAAACAGCACAAGTCTTTCTGAAAGAGGAGTGtccctgagttcaaatcctggctccactacATCCCACCTGGGTGCCCCGGGTGGCCTGGCTCCAGGTCCCTCATCCTTCATCATGACTTTAGATTCCTGTTTGCATGACGAGTTATGTTTGAATTCTAGGTCCACAGCTCCCTGGCTTTGTGACCCTTAGGTGAATGACTCAACCTCTGAagactctctgggcctcagtcccctcatctgtaaaatggggataatgttaGTAACACCTACCGCACAGCATCATTGTGAAGATTACATGAGTTAACGATTATAGAGAATTCGGCACAGTGCCCAGTCAACACTGCCAATTCTGCGTAATTACTACTCACCATTCACATCTTACCAAACACACCCTGTGGCTTCTCTTCTATGTAAATCAGTGGTCCTTAATAGCTCCCAGACATTTTGGAAATACATGTAGTGGTCTTGGATGCCACAGTGAAGGGGGTTCCTGTAGCATTCAGTGGACGGCAATCGGGATGCAGTGTGGGACAGTCCCCCGCAAAGACAAGTTGTCCCCCATTCCATCCAGTTCTCTCACACCATGTCCCACCCTCATGTAGCTGAAAAGTCTGCTTGCTGGGAGCTGAATTCTGTTTTACTCATGAATGCCAAGTGATTTCGAACACTTGCATTCACTGAAGACTCTAGGGCACTGCAAGTGTGGGGTCAATCAGAGATCAATTTGGTTGGACCTTACTAACTGTTGGTCACTTTTGGGAAATCGCATCTCTGATGGCAATGCGGCCACGCACTTGGGGCGCTGACCACGACTGCGGTCTTCGCTGGGATTGTGCTTCCCTAAATGTCTGCTGGTATGTTGGGCCAAGCGCTTCCAtcatgaaatttcttttctttctcctctataTTACAGTTAGGACACTATACtgataaaaaaaatttacctttGCAAGTAGCTACATTCTCCATGAACTTCATTAAGAATGGTATAGAAGGTATTCCCAAATCCTTCTTATTAAAAGGGGGGTGTTCAGTTTGAGAGGGTTGGGAACTCCTGGCCAGCTCAATTTCCCTAATGTATTCGGGACTGAACCCAGCAAGGAAGGTCCTCCTTTGAAAGGACACCAGGGAAGACGATGTGTACTCCGCATGATGGTATGGTTAATGGCGGCCTTTCAGGCAGTCTCATAGGTACTATTTGTGGGGCAGTGTCCTGAGTCCACTCTGTCCCTGTGGGCCTTTCCCACCACAGCCTCATGTGCCTGTCCTGGGGCTCACCTCCTGGGCAGGGCCTCTGGATGGGACATTTCCTTGACTCAGAAAGCACCTGGCAGGTGGTTGTCTCCTCATGCCCAGCCCGGCCAGCCTCTCGTACCCGGGTCTCCAGGCCCCAAGCCGAGCCGCAGGTCTTTCCGTTGTATGCACAGGGGCTCCAGCCGCCCCAGGGACCCGGTTCACACTGCCCTGTGGAGTgaaaggagagacagacagacagggtcAGCCGGCAGTGAGGGTCCTTCAGTAGGCACAGAATAAGGGCAGGGTTTGAGGGGTTCAGCTCTCTGAAGACTGAAGACACCACTTCCACCTGCTAGGAGCAGAGGGGGgacatttaaaagttatttataagaGCCTGGAATGAGAGCTAAACTAATGCATGCACAGACTAATATGGGCCTGAAGACAGAGTGGCCGACTGCCTAGCTTTGaaggggaaggcttcctggaggaggtgatgtaTGAGTGAAAGGGAAAGAGGGGAGCTCATCAGGTGAGAAGAAGGAAGCCCATTCCAGGCAAGTGTGTAAAGCCTTGGGAGCCTGGCCCACCATGTTTGGGAGATGGGGCAGCATGAGTTGGGAGTGAAGTCTCAGGAAGTGGGGGCAGGAGAGGAGGCTGGAAGGTCGCCTGGGAAGTCCTCAGGACCCAGACACAGGTTTTAAACCCGATCATGTGTCTTTAATCAACTTtggaaggaggaaaaaggaggCCATGGACATAAAAGTTCTTCATAGGGGGtcattaaaatacacacacacatatatatgtgtgtgtgtgtgtgtgtgtgtgtatactttgattattttaaaagtccatgAGAAGTAGGCACAGAATATGAGTAGCTATGAATACTCCTATTTTGTAGATCTGGACACTGAGGCCTAGAGCAGGGGTTTGCTAAGGGAACGCAGCAAGAGGCTCACACAGCAGACACAGCAAGTTGAAGATGCAGTGGGGCCCAGACCTTGTTAGATGCACACGTTTGACAAATAAAGACTGAGCACCCAGTGTGTGCTAGGCGCTATTCTGGGTGCTGAGGGAGCAGCAGCAGACAAGACAGATCAGGGTGTGCAGGACTCCTGGAATTCACCATCTGGACACCGCCGTGATGAGGGAAGCAcaggcactgtgggagcccagaGGCGGCATGGGTTGAGTTGTAGGGGAGGAAACTCCTGGACTGGGTCTTGAAGTGGGGGTGGGATGGCAGGGAAGGGGAGCCTAGTCAGGCTCCGGGAGGGACAGGAGGTGCTCTGGGTGAAGGCATAACCCCAGCAGAGTCCCCAGGATGATTTGGCCCGGAACTGGGCAGGCTGGAGAATGAGCTCaaatggaggaggaaaaaaatgttggGGGTGGAAAGACTGGCAGATGGGACAGATTGCCCAGGTCCTGGGTGAACTCCACCCGAGGGCAGTGGGAGTCACTGAAGGGTCCTGCGAGGAAAAGAAATCGAGCAGACTGTCATTTTGAAATACTCCCTCTGCTGTTGAGTGGAGGGTGGGTTGGAGGGACTGAGAGCTGAGGCAAGAGATGGGCAGGAGCTGTGGCCAGAATCCTGGCGATAGGCGGGGAGTGGTGAGAAGGCAGGAAGAGCGGGGCACAGAGGAGAGAAACAAatgggtggggctggggtggggagaaaggGATGAGCTGGATGGTGTGGGTTTGGGAGCTTTGTGCTTCTTCATTTTCCCCCCAAAGTTCCTCCTGCCACCCAAAATATTATGCATTTGTTCTCGGGTGTCGCTTCTGTCTCTCCACTGAAATGCCACGTCCATGAGTGCAGaggctttgttttgttctctAACATGTCTCCAGCACCTAGGAAAGTGCCTGGCCATAGCAGATGCTCCAGCAGATATTTTCagagtgaataaatgaacagatTGGACTGAATATAgggtgagggagagagaagagtcaACAGTGATGTCTGCATCTCAGGCATGGTCACCCAGGGATCAGGGAGCTGGTTACTGAAACCCAGAGGAAACCCAGAGGAAGCGTTAGGCAGTGGATGGTGGCGGTGGGAGTGGAAAGAAGGAACCCAGGGGGCAGTGGAGTTAAGGGTCTGCTGCTCAGGGAGGCTGGAGACACGGAGTCAGGGGCCATCAGCAGCTGGAATGACCATGAATGTGAGCCCAGAGGGAATGCGTGGGCAGAGATGCAGAGTTTAGATGAGAATGCCAAGGAGCAGCCTAGTGCAGGGGCGGAAGAGGGCTCACAGGCAGGAGTATGACAAGAAGCTGTCAGGAAATAATCAGAGCAGTAATAACACTGATACTGACATGTACTGAGCACCTATTGTGGGCTGGCTGCTGTACTGAGCACTTTAAATTGTACTgattcacttaatcctcataataattcCTCCCCACGAGGTAGGCTCTATgttctattgtcttttttttaatgtttggagAAACTGAAGGGCAGAGAGCTGAGGTGGTTTGCTTAAGATCACTAAAGGGTAAGGTTTAGAGCTAGGATTGGACCCCAGGCCCGTCCTTTTCCAAAATCAGTGCTCaaccagtgtggtggctcatacctgtactcccagtgctttgggagactgtggtgggaagattgcttgagtcccaggggcagccttggcaacatagcaagagcctgtCTTTGCAAAAACATAAACGCATCACCAGCTgttgtggtacatgcctgtggtcccagttactcgggaggctgaggcaggaggattccctgggcctaggagtttggggctgcagtgagctatgatcatgccactgcactccagctgggcgacaaagcaagaccctatctcaaacaaaacaagcaaacaaacaaacaaacaaaaatcagtgcTCTTCTTCTGCACTCTGCTGATTCCCTTGGCATTAATAACGATGCCAGTGTTGGCTGCAGTAGTAATCATAGTAATGGTGATTACGTTGGCTCTAGTGTAACGCAGTTACTATGTGTAGGTATGTGGTGTACCTGACACGGTGGTGCTCGGCCTCCCCTAACCATATGGCATTCTACTGGGATTTCTTCCAGGCCCCCAACACCTCTCACCAAGCCCCCACTCCAGGGAGGTGGGGGGCAGGGTCAGGGCGGGGAGGTCACTCACCCTGGCACTCCCGTGTGTTCTGGTGGGCCAAAGTGCCTGGCGGGCAGGTGGGCAGACACTTCCCCTTGTACAAGTAAAATCGCCTCTTGCACCGGATGCAGAAGTCCTGGCTGAAGCAGCTCTCACAAGTGGCCCCACATTCTGTAACAGAGCCAGGGATACCCTGGGTGAGGGAGATTGCCAAGGATGGGGCCCACTGGGTCTGCCCAAGGTGGGAGGGCCTCTGGGTAGTTCCAGGCTTGGTAGCATTTGTGTCAGGACTCAGTATCTCCTTTGAAGCCCAGACTTGGCCAAGGTCAAACTGGGCTGTATGTGAAGAGAACTCCCTTTCTCATTTGAggggaggctcagagagagtGAGTGACTTGCTTGAAGTCACCGGTAAATCAGGGCTGGAGTGAGGACTCCCTGCTTCTTTTTCACATCAGAAATAGTGAtgatttgcccaaagttacaGCAAAAATTAGAGCCTGGAATTAGGACTCCTTTTCCTATTTGGGCTAGGACCAGAGAAGGTGAGTTACATGACTAAGGCCACACTACAAACTAGGGTAGAAGTGAAAGTTCCCTGCTCTGTTAGTGCTAATTAAGGCTGAGAGGGGACAGACTTGCCTTAGGCTGCAGAGCCAGCCTGGACGCAGGCACGTATCTCAGCATCTGGGCTTAAACATGCATCTACTTCCCTGCTGTCTGTGTTGAGGTGAGAGGGCGGGATCTAAGCCCGCAGTGTCTAGGAGCCCAGCACTAGCATAGAACAAGGGAGAAGCCACGTACTTTTGCACCTGTTGACCTCCTGGCCGCGGATGCCAAAGTAGCCAGGGGGACAGTCGTGCAGGCACTTGCCGTACTGGCGGATGCCTTCTCGGCGGATGAACAGGAAGAGCCTCTGCTGGCAGGTGGAACAGCCATTCTCCTCTGAGCAGATGATACAGCCCGTGCAGTTGCCCCCCAGGCCAGTGCCCACTGCCCGCCAGACCAGgacagaaggagggagaaagggagagagagatggtcAAACCATATATATGAACAGCTGAGATGGTCTCATTGGGATAGCAACTGGGCACACGGCCACCCAAacaaaagactacatttcccagcttcccttaCAACTAAATATGGTCATGTGACAAAAATCTGGCCCATCAGATGTAAGGTAAAGTAGCATGTGCCACTTCAAGAAAGCTGCCTTAAAGGGCAGGAGTGTGCCCCTTGTCATCACCTCATCTTTTCTGTTGGGTGGAATGTGAACAATGACTGGAGCACAAGCAGCCATTTTAGATCATGAGGTGGAAACTGTGTCCTGTGAGGCGGTGGAAAAATCAGATAAAAAACACCTGGGTCCCTGAGGAAGGCAGAACTGCTGTACTAGCCCTAGCCTGCCTGTGCAGACTGTTACATGAGAGAGAAATCAACATCTACCTTGCTTAAATCACTGTTATTTGGAGTTTTCCATTACACACAAGCAAACTTAATCTTTACCAAAGtaaagtgtgagtgtgtgtgggtgcaCATGCGTGAGCAGGGTGGGGTGAGACCCTCACCCTCTTGCTGGATTCCTGAACAATACTCAGCAATACTCAATTTCTCACTGTTACCATCAGCAAGCGCTCCCACCATCATCAGGAATAGCAATGGGATAAATGTAtttaaggagaaaaatctttgttGCCCCAGAATTGGTACTCAGGAGCCAAAGCTGGGGAAAAAGAGGTGGAAAGTGCTCTAGAATCTTAAGTGAGCCTTTCCCAGGCTCATAAGGAGTCTCTGTTACCCTGACCATCACCCCAGGACGCTGATTAAGCTGAACACTTGAGGGAGGAACTCATGGGAGTTAGGAATTGTCagcctggccgggcacagtggctcatgcctgtaaccccagcactttgggaggccaaggtgggaggattgcttgagtccaggagtttgagaccagcctgggcaatatggcgagaccctgtctctacaagaaaaatacaaacattagccaggtatggtggcacacgcctgtagtcccagctacttgggaggctaaggtaggaggatcacttgagctgggaaggcggcagtgagctgtgtttgtgcaaCTGTACTCGAGTCTGAGAGACAGAATGAAGCCATGtttccaaaaaagaagaaaataaaaagaagtgagtTGTGGTGCTGTGACTTTTCCTCTGTTCCCAACCCTCCCAATGAAGTGAGGAGATGCCAGAGAAACTTACAAAGACAAGGGGTGCTAGcaagaaggtgccagcatctcaCGTCTTGCTTGGACATAAACTCATGTCCATAGTCCTGTGAATCTGCCCCCTTCCCATTCCTCTTTGAGCAGACAAAGGAGACCGGGAGACAGAAGGGCAGAGCTGAGGGGGAGAGTGGGGTAGAAGAGGCTACACATCCTTCCCGGCACGCGTGAGGGGTTTCTCAGTGGTAAGGGGCACCTTGGGAGTAGCCGGGCTTAGGTGGTATTCCTGCTGCCTGGCATAAGAGGCCTGGTTGCTGGAAGGTGCCCCAGCAGTATGAGGCATCAGGGGAGACCACTGGGAGTAGGAGGTGGGGGAGAGTCAGAAAATGACCAGGTGTCATTGACAGGAAGGGATAGGGCAGCTTTTGAGAGGCGGCAATTGGGGAAACAGTAAATGGTTTCATGTTTATATGTCATTAGGGTCAGACTGGTTAATAATCCAGTTATACACCTTGATTCATCTGAGCCCCAAGACCACCTGGCAGGAAACATTCTTAGCTCTCCAGCTCCCAGATGCTCCCCTCTTCCTATTGGTGCCCCATCTCCCTTTTAGAGGAATTCCCCATTGTGCGAGGTCCTGATGAGGAACACATCCTGGCACCTTCCCCCtggaacagaaaccaaaagagGTCTGGCCCTTCTTTAAGTTGGCAGCAGGTGAGAGCTAGGGAAACCTGGCCAGATACACATTCTGGTGACTGTAGTCCTGGGAGTGGGACTCAAGGGACTCAATAAATGGGGTTCATGGTGGAGGCAGAGCAGACTCTCTGCCTAGCCCTGGCTGAGGCCTTTCTCTCACCCTTCCATCCCTCAGTCCCTCTGTTCCTCCCTTCCTGCTCCAGCTCTCGGATGAGTACTGCTACGTCCCCAAACCTCATCTTCTATTCCTTGGATTCGGGGAGGCCCCACATCCTGCTAATAACCCTATTTCTGTGGCTTATAACTCAGGAGCCTGACTGATCCAGGGTACTAACGTATACCCTGGGATCCTGTTCCCAGCCAAAGTTGGCAATGCTCTCAATTTTCTTGCCCTGGGATGAGAAACTGCAACAGGAGAGCAGAATAAAGATTTTTGTGTTCTGGAGCTGTATACCTGGCAGGCACCTGAGGGCAGACAGCAAGTGTGATGTTGTAAGGGGGATTCCCAGAGTCAGAGAGATAAGAACATCCACTGAGAATTTAGCAGAGTCCAGACTTCTCACTCAGCAAAAGATTCAGATTCTGATACTACCAAGAGCTGGCAAGCATGAGAGGAAACCTTCACCTTTTCACCTTAGATAAGAGTGTCAACTTTGGGGAAAAATCTAGCAGTATCTAATAAATCTGAagatgtctcttttcttttttgtgttaaaatgtttttgtttttgtttttgttttttttgacaatatctcgctctgtcacccaggctccagtgcagtggcatgatcctagctcattgcagcctcaaactcctgggctcaaacaatcctcctgcctaagcctcctaagtagctgggactacaggcatgtgccaccacacccagataatttaaaaaattttttgtacagatggtctctctctgtttcccaggttggtcttgaaatctggccccaagtgatcttcctgcctcagggtcccaaagtgttgggattatagatgtgagttaCGACGGCTGGCCTGATGTCTCTTTTCTAAATGTAGCAAATTAGCTTCTGGTGTATACCCtagagcagcagttctcaaactctgGCGCACAACAGCAGCTCCCAGAGAGCTTGTTGGAGTATAGGTCCCTGAGTTCCACCCCTGGTAcgtctgattcagtaggtctgagaatttgtatttctaacaggttcccaggtgatgctgatgctgctggtccagggatcACGCTCTCAGAACCACTGACCTAGAGAAACCCTTGTATATGTGTAGAAAGAGACAAagatatttattgcagcattatttaatAGCAAACAACTGCAAAAAGCTAACCCTCTGCCAAAGGAATAAATacattgtggtatattcatacaccACTGCCAGATACCACACACACAATCCAGCCATGATAAATGACTGAGGTAGCTACAGTTATCATTGTGGACACAGCTCAAAGATGGGGATGAGAGGAAAAAAGCAAGGTGCATGGTGAATCATATAGTAAGagccatttatataaagttcaaggGCCTGCAAAGCAATATTTTGTAGCATTTGTTACTTGTAAATATGTATTCAGAGCAGAAGACATGAGAGTAACCAATGCTGAATTCAGGATCGTGGCACATAAAcgtttattgtattattttatattcttgacTTTAGGTTTGAAATAGTTCACCCTAAAAATgcataaagaacaaaagaatttAGCCTCTACTGTGTCCCTGGGCAGGAGGAGGTCtacattctttcttctccttctccactAGCTCCCCTCCCAAGCCCTGTCCCATCTTCAAGCTGAGGTCTTGAGCAGGGGAAGGTGACAAATTCTGAAGACATGGGACTTGGGTTCCAAGAGCATTGGAGACTCGTGCCTCTGCACACTTTGTTAGTCATCCCCTCGTCCACTCTCCCCTTGTCCTCAGTAGTGGaaccttgatttttattttattttttgaggcaaggtcttgctctgttccccaggctggagtgcagtggcgcgaccttggttcactgcagcctggacttcctgggctcaagcaatcctccctcctcagtctccctagtagctaggactacaggtgtgcatcaccatgcctggctaatttgcatattttttttgtagagaaatggTTTCGCCacgtttcccaggttggtctcaaactcccgggctcaagcgatcctcctgtctgatgctcccaaagtgctgggattacaggcctgagccacagtgcctggccagaacCCTGATATTAAGCAGAGTTTACGTCCTctaagactacatttcccaggcccTTTGCGGCTATATGTGGTCATGTGCCTATGCTCTGACCAATGGGATGTGAGCAGGCATGCCCTGCGCAGCCCCTTGGGAAATGCTGGCGCTGTTCTCCTCCCATTTTCCCTTCCACCTGCAGGACTGCAGGCTTGAGAGTGGAGCCATGGCagatccaggagacagagggatCTTACAGAAAGACAGCTTGGTGCGGCTGTATTAACCCAGGACTGCCCACCACTGAGATTCTTtcctggggaaggaaggaaagcattgCCCATCTTGTTTAGGTCACTGGGCCTTTCTGACTCACACACTGACTGATGATGTCAGGTCTTCTGCCACACAAGGCAGCACAGAGTATTATCAGTGGAGACCAAGGTGCCCTGCTCTGTGCCTCGGCACTGTGGAAGCCCACTGGACCTAAGATGCGACCCCACTACCAAAGAGCAAGGGCACCCTCAGTTGACTTGCGGTGATCTTTACCACCTGGCAGAATAGGACTTCAAATTACAAATTATGTTAAATTACAGAAAGACAAAGTAGCATTTCCTGCAAAATGAATCTGTGGACAGAGACTCACACCCTGACATGGTGTTGCTGCCCATTTTTCAGCTGAGAAAAACCAAGAATCAAGGAGGTGAAACGAcatgtccagggtcacacagaaTTGGCAGGGGTGGACCCACATCACTTTGCCCCACGCTGCCCTCTTAGAGCATCTGTCCAGGGCCTCCTGTGTCAGGCAGAGCCTGGGGCCATGCTGGTGAGCCACGCATGGCCCCTACCCCTATAGGACACACAGCCTGGTGGGAGGAATTAAAGTCCACAGAAGTGACAGCAAAGCAG encodes the following:
- the RSPO4 gene encoding R-spondin-4, with the protein product MRAPLCLLLLVAHAVDMLALNRRKKQVGTGLGGNCTGCIICSEENGCSTCQQRLFLFIRREGIRQYGKCLHDCPPGYFGIRGQEVNRCKKCGATCESCFSQDFCIRCKRRFYLYKGKCLPTCPPGTLAHQNTRECQGQCEPGPWGGWSPCAYNGKTCGSAWGLETRVREAGRAGHEETTTCQVLSESRKCPIQRPCPGERSSGQKKGRKDRRPRKDRKLDRRLDVRPRQPGLQP